From the genome of Medicago truncatula cultivar Jemalong A17 chromosome 2, MtrunA17r5.0-ANR, whole genome shotgun sequence:
GAGCTTTGTTGTGTTTCTTGTCATTATTTTATCGTGCTCTGAGTTGGCTTTCAATTCGTTGTGCCTTCAGAGTTTTGGTGTTGCCCTTACTAGAATTAGCCTTCTAGAATGGATACAATTTGGCTAGAATTAGGTTCAACTCTTGATTCCTCTGTATATAACTGTTTTGTTTTACTCTTCCTTCATCTCATTTTTACAAGCAGGACAGTGGCAGTAAGAATAGAAATGAAATGCCTCAAAATGCTGATTTTCATCGTCATTATTCGAGAAAGGAGAAGAAGCCTTTTCCAGTTCCCATTGTTGAACTGTGACGGGCAGCTAGGGAGAGGATAAAGAAGATGAAAGATGAGCCAAGGAGAAAACCAATGCCGGCGCCAAAGAATGGATTGCTAGTGAAGAACCTTATACCAGAAGCATATGACGTGTATAATGCCAGGATCACTTtgattaataatttgaaaaaactgCTCAAAGTAGTACCCGTGCATGCTTGTGGGTAATTATATTATTCCTTCCTATCCTCTAGCATACTATTGACAAACTACacaaaatttcatgttttggTTTTGATTGAGTAGCTGTGGTAATACAGACCGCTGTTGTTTCTGGCTTCATAAGATATTCCAGATACTTGATGTAATCAACAAAAATGTTAGACCTGCCAATAAATTTTCTCTATTTCATTTAAGTTTTGTATATTATTTTCACTGAATAAACATAGTTTAATGCCTCCTACTCAAAAAATGTGCTTTGATATCCTTACTCATGTTGGAAAAATTATGCAGGTGGTGCAGTGAAATCCATGTAGGCCCTGTTGGACATCCATTCAAGTCATGTAAAGGTACACAATCGAACATCCGCAAGGGCATTCATGAATGGACAAATGCACATGTGGAAGACATATTAATACCGATTGACGCATTTCACCTCTATGATCGTCTTGGAAAGCGGATTACTCATGAACAGAGATTCTCCATCCCTCGGATTCCAGCAGTGGTTGAGCTCTGCATTCAAGCTGGCGTTAAAATTCGAGAGTTTCCCacaaaaaggagaagaaagcCAATAATTCGTATTGGGAAGAAGGAATTTGTGGATGCTGATGAAAGTGAACTACCAGATGAAGTCCCAGATAACCCTACGCAACCATTGATAGCTGAAATACCGGATTCAGATATAGTTGCTCCAGTGAACAAGGAGGAAGTAGTCCACCTTGCCGAGGAAACACTCCAAGCATGGGAACAAATGAGGAAAGGCACCAAGAGACTAATGAGGATGTACCACGTGAGGGTCTGTGGATATTGCCCTGAAATTCATGTTGGCCCTAGCGGGCACAAAGCTCAAAATTGTGGGGCACACAAACACCAACAACGCAATGGGCAGCATGGTTGGCAATCTGCAGTGCTTGATGACTTGATACCACCGAGATTTGTGTGGCATGTTCCTGATGTAAATGGACCACCACTGGAACGAGAGCTTAAGAATTTCTACGGGCAGGCTCCAGCTGTGGTGGAAATGTGCATTCAGGCTGGTGCTGCTTTACCCGAACAATATAAATCAACCATGCGCCTTGATGTCGGGATCCCTTCAACTCTTAGAGAAGCTGAAATGGTAGTTTGAGATTTAAGTGTAAATGCATGTTTTATGTAGAAAGTCAAAATGAATGTACTTGGAAAATACTAGAATAACATTATGTGGGTAGTTCTGGTTGGGGTATTTTTTTCTCCCAGTTAAAATACACTTTGTGTCATCTACTGTCCTCACCACATTGTAGAAGACCAACAAAATTGGTGTCAGATTGATGGAGCAAAAATAACTTGATCCAAGCTTCCTTGCAATCTTTTCCTGTCAACTTTTTAAGAAGGCTAGGAGGGTACCTGTTTGGAAATTTTTTGCTTGCtggacattaaaaaaataattggtatGCCATGATTAATCTCAATTATGAAAAGGCTAGTACTTTGTTATTGTAATGCTTCAAGATCCACTTGTTGTAAAAGTATGACATGGCTTTAATCTAATTTCTAGGTAAAGGTAAATCTTGTAACATTCTTTGGGtcttttctaaaataaaaaccgTATTGGTGAAAAGACAAATAGTGTCTACGGAGTacagagaaggaaaaaaaacggGATATAAGATTGGTTTGATGGCTAGAGTGGGAGGTTAAAGAGCCGAGTGATGAGGATGTCGATTGTTCAATGAATTTCATCACTAGTTCTATTAAGGGCTTGATTTAGTTtgacttctttaaaaaaaaagactggatttattcaaatttaaggAGTAAAATTGACATGTCTGCGGATATATATTGGTCGATTCGCTACCATTTCACCGTCTTGttaattgatttgaaagaaATCATGCAGTTTTCCATGCATAAGGTGATTCTTATGGCTCGTGAGTTTTAAAACTAAAGTGTAATGTAGAGGGTTTTGTTTTGGATACTATATAGCTGCTTGTGGTGTTTATTGCAATATAATTAAGTaacatttatctataaaaaaaaaaaaagtgatagaAGTGAGATTACTAGATTATGTAGACGATTGAGCTTAAAGTAAAGACATGTTAGACCAACGTCTGGATTCGATCTACAACCACTTAGGTTGGTTGGTTGTTTGGGATCAAAACATAAATGTTTTCGTGGTTGTCTTCCACATAAATAATTCATCCATCcacaaaattacacaataaCATTATTGTCTTGCCAACGATTGTTTTAAGAGAGCATTTTAAGCTTTCACGATAACGTGGTATTCTGCCGTAATTTCATTTTATGTGACGCCATACCAAACGCACATTTTGCCTATTTGTAAATTTCATGAATAAAAAATGATGGGTCTTTATAAATTCGGTGATCAAAATGTCGATATATTTTTCCTGCAGACAATATTATATTTGCATGATCATGGATCGAGAAggaaaatatattcatattagTGTTacccctccgtcccataataactgagtcgtttttcataaaaaaatgttctaaaataaatgagtcatttcactttttaatatattattaattttttccttttataactctaattaatactactttcatcactctcaattcaatatatttcactttgcatttatgatagtggagaatagaccaatacttaacaagagcacttaaaaccatttttctctttccttcatttatacatttgtcttaatatatgtgatttgAGCAAATGGCTTAGTTAAtccgggacggagggagtattagttTATTCTTGttctcatttttgtttttttttttttttttttacattcaaTGTTGTATTGATCTTTGAAAGTGACatttaaattgaaacaaaatttttcttcaaaagagaCACTTAAGGTGGAATCTATCTCAAAGATGATGACATCTCTGCACTACAAGGGTTATAGTAGCCTAAGTTGCAGTAAAAGTCATTAAAAAATAGCTAAAAAGGTCTGAGCTCCCTGTTGATTTAAAAAGACAAacaatatttatacaactattttatgataattttttgaaaaatttctctctcatatttgcacgttcttatcttatcttttcatttttctttcttcattgtttttgactaataagaaaagataaaaacatagttgtcatcaaaattatcattaaatagATGTACAAgtataaattatcattaaatagATGTACAAGTATCTTtgttcatttaaaaatttcaactaAACTCATTTTGACGAGAAAATATATACTCCCTATACAATACACGGTTTTGGTTGCCTTTTTCACATTCAATTATACTTTTACAAAAGTTTGactataaaaaatgttttttttttgtgttattcaaaaaaataagtttttttttgtcaagtagtctaatggttagaactcacacaatttatttgtggagaagtgaagtatcctaccaactgagctaagctcacatggataaaaagataagaattttttattacattttttatattgttgatgttattgaaaaatatatagtttatagCAATTAAAAATAGCACAAGAATGtgggtgttttttttattataaaaaataaaataaaataaataaaagaacaaaattggaagaaaatataaaaagctacaagctaaaagctcaaaagctacttgaagaaaataaaaataataaaattcttttatGTCATGTGTAATTTATGAAGATGATCGTTAgtataaaaataatgtgtttggtaaaaataaaataccacaCAAATTTGATTCTGAATGTGTATTGAAGATGATTTAAGTTGCTAACGATCAAATCTTATGTGCTACGTATCCCTCGTGTGCTACGTATCCACACAAATTTGATTCTGAATGTGTATTGAAGATGATTTAAGTTGCTAACAAAATAGGTCTACTTGTTTTGTTCTAATCATACTGTTTAGCAACTAATCATATCCTATTGGGTCCACTCATCCATGGTATCAAGAAAATTAAGTGgaattgtttattaaaaagcaAGCTCCAGAAGTGTGCATGTGCTTTGAGTCGGGGAGTAGGGAGGATTGGTGATGCatataaaaagaatattcaCTGCCTTAAGCAGGGATCAAATCAGCTTGTGTAAAATACATTTGATCCCATTGTTCAATGGGCACGCTGTTCTCATAATGAATAAGAAAACTAAATCAATGCACTCCAAGTTTACAGCCCTAATATAAACACCTGGAAGCGTCAAAAAAATTGCCCTCCTTAAGAAGGGATTATTTCCTACTTATAGGAAATTATTCGCATTTCTCACATTTTATTATCACTTGCATTTAATATTTCTAATCAACGATGACTTCACTTCTTAATGAGGTTCCTGATCACATAGGGAAGAATGCCTCCATGGTTAAAGTACTCCAATTCCACCTGAAAATATGGGCAGGTTAACAAACTGGCGCAAGGAAAGATATAAATTTCTGAGACAAGTTTTTCAAAATGCTGAATAAATGCTCTATCCTGAGAAATCCCAATGATGGATCACATTAGGATATAAGTTGCATCAGCAAAACACATACACATTAATCAATGACATGCTTCAATTACCTCAGTGTCAAAGCGAGCTGTGCATGTGAAAGATTTTCCGGTATCAGTTGTGACGGTGACATCTTGGCCAGGCTTTATCTCGCTGATTTTGTTTGGAAGGTCAATGGTATATCGTTCGTGACCAGTCAATCCCAAGGTGTCAGCATCCTCACCGGATTTGAAGCAAAGGGGAATAATACCCATTCCTACCAAATTACTACGATGAATTCTCTCAAAACTTTTGGATATCACAGCTTTGACTCCctgtcaaaaaaataacatcagaTATGTCAGGAATATTGGTATCCCAGATGTATTAAGAAAACCATATAGTCGTGGAAAATCAAATAACATGCTATAACAAATGGAGGGACTTACCAATAGCATGGGACCCTTGGTGGCCCAATCCCTGGAACTTCCACTGCCGTATTCAGCTCCAGCCAGCACAATGGTGGCATGCCCTGAAGCCTTGTATCTCTGTCAGATGAGAACAAATCCAAGGGATCAGAAACTTAACAGCGCTAAAATCAAAGGCATCTATCCCACCAATTCTTTTTTATGTCCTTTTGAAGTATGGAGGCTAGTGAATGCATGTTGAGTTGGGGTCCCATGAATACAGCTTCTCAGCAGGAACTTGTAGTTCGTTCCACATAGGGTTACCCTTAGTAATAGCTTCATATGTTCTTCTGACATGTCAGGTAACACGCTGGATTGGACAGTCTAGGAATCAAGCAAAAACCAAGGTTAATTTTTCTGTACACATCATCATATCAGGAGAATATTcaagcaatatttttatttttattttttaaaaaaaggagaATATTAAAGCAagcaatttttttaggaaaaaaaagtgAATGTCAAAGCAACTGGGATTAAGGCAATATTTGAAAGGAGAGaaccttaaaaattaaaaaagaaagggGTTAAAGaagtttttggtctctataaatttttaaatttcgcTTCTAGTGcctctaaaaaatttaatctatttttggTCCTCCAAATATTTTCCGTCGCCACTTTTGGTCTCTGCTTTAAGTCAAATCATGTGTATCATtctaaattatgaatttttttttacagtcaTGTTTAGTAGTACATTATAGAATTCTCTCTTTCAAaagtagaattttttaacaaggatgaatttaaatatgaatttttatgtttcttgcggttaaaaattcatatttaatacgTGTTTTCTTAAAAAGTCTAAAACTTTCTGGAAGAAATTCTTATAGTATTCTAAATATtcctagaagaaaaaaaaaatcattctgaAATATGAAGGATACACATGACATGGCTTAAAAGCAGGGAGCAAAAGTGGTAATAGGAAATATTTAGAgcaaaaatttaagaaattttttagagggagcaaaatttggaaattttatagggactaaaatttatttaacacaaaaataaaagtagatATGGTAGAAAGCATTGGATTGAGCTCGAGTTCGATACATTACATACAACATGGAGCTGAAcacataaaagaaaaggttggaCATGAAACAACTAGCAGACAGTATAAATACACATGGTCATGATTGGGTGGCCCTGTTTAGTTGTTACTTTAGTTCGGGAGATATAAGGTGGTTGAGGTGGGGGTGTTAAGGAGTGGAGGAATAAGGTTGTTGTGGGTTCAACCCCTACCCACAACAAAAAACTAACACAAACAATTAACATGCTTAACATTTGCCattcgaaaaagaaaaaaaaaaagactatcaATTCTTGTGATTAGCCTCCAATAATTTTAACACTTGTCAGTTTTGTTTTGTCTGACCAAGTCTTTTAATCCTTGGCATTAATAATCTTTGAAGCAATAACAAAAATAAGACAACAAGAGAAtatggaaaaaacaaaaactggAAACCATTCATATATTACATATAATAGACATTTAAATGAATTAGGCATACATACCGTGCCAGCAAGAGCATAAGCAACAACCAATGGAGGCGAGGCAAGATAGTTAGCGCGTGTCAAGGGATGCACTCGGCCCTCAAAATTACGGTTCCTGGACAGCACAGCAGATGCTACTATGTCTGCACCAAACCATACAAGACTAAATCAACACAACATTTTAAAGCAGAATATGATCTACAAAATacaaacaagaaagaaaaaaagagtaaagaATGCATAAAAATCAGCTTTAGATATAGACATTAAATTTCATATGATCTATCAGATACCATTTTCTGAGATAGCAGAAGCAACTGATTCGTCAAGATCCCCTGAATTGCCAATACATGTGGTACAGCCGAATCGAACAAAATTGAAACCTTGCTCATTCAGATATTTTTGTAGACCACTGtgcaaaaattaaacaaacaaattaaaattcagTATACATCTTTGCAAACTTGTGAAGACTGAAGAGGGAAAAGTACATTATAAATCTATGCTACAAATGACAGAATTAATGATCTAATATTAATAAGCGTGAAATACCTCTGAAGTAGATACTTGGTAACAACTCCAGAACCAAGAGCAAGACTTGTTTTTACCCAAGGCTTAACCTGACAAACAGTGAAAACA
Proteins encoded in this window:
- the LOC25486983 gene encoding APO protein 2, chloroplastic produces the protein MKDEPRRKPMPAPKNGLLVKNLIPEAYDVYNARITLINNLKKLLKVVPVHACGWCSEIHVGPVGHPFKSCKGTQSNIRKGIHEWTNAHVEDILIPIDAFHLYDRLGKRITHEQRFSIPRIPAVVELCIQAGVKIREFPTKRRRKPIIRIGKKEFVDADESELPDEVPDNPTQPLIAEIPDSDIVAPVNKEEVVHLAEETLQAWEQMRKGTKRLMRMYHVRVCGYCPEIHVGPSGHKAQNCGAHKHQQRNGQHGWQSAVLDDLIPPRFVWHVPDVNGPPLERELKNFYGQAPAVVEMCIQAGAALPEQYKSTMRLDVGIPSTLREAEMVV
- the LOC25486984 gene encoding aconitate hydratase, cytoplasmic codes for the protein MLLGVKAVISKSFERIHRSNLVGMGIIPLCFKSGEDADTLGLTGHERYTIDLPNKISEIKPGQDVTVTTDTGKSFTCTARFDTEVELEYFNHGGILPYVIRNLIKK